In a single window of the Myxococcales bacterium genome:
- a CDS encoding phosphotransferase family protein yields MPAPIGRDLEAIRRRLEAWFASVLPADASGIEVGEVGGPGGTGFSSDTLIFDLCYRSGGVNVERGLVARIKPSGFQLFPEYDLPSQYAVMHALRDSGIPVPAMLWEERTGDAIGDPFYVMEKIDGLCPADNPPYTAEGWLKQMSREDQSTLWNGYIDILVKIHALDPAELKLDFLAKPELGQTPLDQELAYYENFYRWAYPEGGHPCVDPSLAWLRENRPPEPEIKSLVWGDARIGNMIFQGPHCAAVIDWEMARLGDPMMDLAWGLFLGRFHAEGMGYPMLPGFLNREETIERYVALSGTSAEHVEYYEILAGMRFTVILIRLGRQMKHYEVMPQDANFEIDNPVSNLHRKQLEAIGVL; encoded by the coding sequence ATGCCCGCGCCGATCGGCAGAGATCTAGAAGCAATTCGCAGACGACTCGAGGCGTGGTTTGCAAGCGTACTTCCCGCCGACGCGAGTGGAATCGAGGTGGGCGAAGTAGGTGGCCCCGGCGGCACCGGGTTTTCCAGCGACACCCTGATCTTCGACCTCTGTTATCGATCTGGCGGAGTGAATGTAGAACGGGGTCTGGTCGCCCGGATCAAGCCCAGCGGGTTTCAGTTGTTTCCAGAGTACGACCTTCCGTCTCAGTACGCTGTCATGCATGCGCTGCGCGATAGCGGAATCCCCGTTCCCGCCATGTTGTGGGAAGAGCGCACTGGCGATGCGATCGGCGATCCCTTCTACGTCATGGAAAAAATCGACGGGCTGTGCCCCGCGGACAATCCACCGTATACCGCCGAAGGTTGGCTCAAACAGATGAGTCGCGAGGACCAGTCGACCTTGTGGAACGGCTACATCGACATTCTCGTCAAGATTCACGCCCTCGATCCCGCCGAGTTGAAGCTCGACTTTCTGGCCAAGCCCGAACTGGGCCAAACACCCTTGGACCAGGAGCTCGCGTATTACGAAAATTTCTATCGCTGGGCGTATCCAGAGGGCGGTCATCCCTGCGTTGATCCCTCGCTGGCCTGGCTGCGCGAGAACCGCCCGCCGGAACCCGAAATAAAGTCCCTGGTCTGGGGCGATGCGCGCATCGGTAACATGATCTTTCAGGGGCCGCACTGCGCTGCGGTGATCGACTGGGAAATGGCGCGGCTGGGTGATCCGATGATGGATCTCGCCTGGGGACTCTTTCTGGGTCGCTTCCACGCCGAGGGCATGGGCTATCCGATGTTGCCGGGGTTCTTGAACCGCGAAGAGACCATCGAGCGCTACGTCGCCCTGAGCGGCACCAGCGCGGAACACGTCGAGTACTACGAAATTCTCGCGGGAATGCGCTTTACGGTGATCTTGATCCGTTTGGGCCGGCAGATGAAGCACTACGAAGTCATGCCACAGGATGCCAACTTCGAGATCGACAATCCGGTTTCCAACTTACACCGCAAGCAACTCGAAGCCATCGGAGTTCTGTAA
- a CDS encoding sulfotransferase has translation MERLDQIEKCVDWTEPLHEIAREQTGLEDFGDTHYLPGLRVLLEQYDIGCNLSQVGQYAVRLKLIHVLKRRLLSEQAFKDDPTIFDNPIEKPLVITGLIRTGSTALHYLLAADPNRQSLPFWLAEHPQPRPPEAEWEAHPDFQASKSNIDMMWQANPRLKAVHFMDPGWPEECGHMMAHTFTDDYWEGGLRVPHYINWYKNTNLVETYRRHKKLLQLIGSSRRGMPWLLKYPVHIKHLDHFLEVYPDARVIWTHRDPSKVMSSYASLLAGFRSINSDVIDPDDIVREQMELWAAGVERAIEVRRDRAPSQFYDLYFEDFVADPVASAERIYSHFGIDWTPEGESAMRAHKEDNPQEKHGKHDHSLDAIKVSREEMLERFAKYISHFNVKT, from the coding sequence GTGGAACGCCTAGACCAGATCGAAAAGTGTGTGGATTGGACCGAGCCTCTTCACGAAATTGCCCGGGAACAAACCGGACTGGAAGACTTCGGAGACACCCACTATCTCCCAGGCCTGCGGGTCTTGCTCGAGCAGTACGACATAGGCTGCAACCTTTCGCAGGTTGGCCAGTACGCCGTGCGTTTGAAGTTGATCCACGTGTTGAAGCGACGCTTGCTCTCCGAGCAGGCCTTCAAAGACGATCCGACAATTTTTGACAACCCCATCGAAAAGCCCCTGGTGATTACCGGGCTGATTCGCACCGGGAGCACCGCGCTCCATTATCTGTTGGCCGCAGATCCCAATCGTCAATCGTTGCCGTTTTGGTTGGCCGAGCATCCTCAGCCGCGGCCGCCCGAAGCCGAATGGGAAGCGCATCCAGATTTTCAGGCTTCCAAGTCGAACATCGACATGATGTGGCAGGCCAATCCGCGCTTGAAGGCCGTGCACTTCATGGATCCGGGCTGGCCGGAAGAGTGCGGACATATGATGGCCCACACCTTCACCGACGATTATTGGGAAGGCGGCTTGCGCGTGCCGCACTACATCAATTGGTACAAGAACACCAACCTGGTGGAGACCTACCGCCGGCACAAGAAGTTGTTGCAGTTGATCGGCTCGAGTCGCAGAGGCATGCCTTGGCTGCTCAAGTATCCCGTTCACATCAAACATCTGGATCACTTTCTCGAGGTCTACCCGGACGCCCGGGTGATCTGGACCCACCGCGATCCATCCAAGGTGATGTCTTCCTACGCGAGCCTGTTGGCCGGGTTTCGCAGCATCAATTCAGATGTGATCGATCCCGACGACATCGTCCGTGAGCAAATGGAACTCTGGGCAGCGGGGGTGGAGCGCGCAATCGAAGTGAGGCGTGACCGGGCCCCGTCCCAGTTTTACGACCTCTACTTCGAAGACTTCGTCGCCGATCCGGTAGCGTCCGCAGAGCGCATCTACAGTCACTTCGGGATCGATTGGACGCCGGAAGGGGAGTCTGCCATGCGCGCACACAAAGAAGACAATCCGCAGGAGAAGCACGGCAAGCACGATCACTCTCTCGATGCAATCAAGGTGAGCCGGGAAGAGATGCTCGAACGCTTCGCGAAGTACATCAGCCATTTCAATGTAAAGACTTGA
- a CDS encoding aminotransferase class III-fold pyridoxal phosphate-dependent enzyme, giving the protein MTFHKIPRAEREAELLEKCATYLPSGVRNASYNPDYMMVIKQARGSRITDCSGNEYIDYLLGSGPMFLGHAHPAVLKAVEEQLQRGTSYLMVSESAIELAEEIVNAVPCAEQVSFHNSGSEATFYAMRVARAFRKRDKILKFEGAYHGMGDSALMSTQWTQDPPAFPEAHADSAGIPASARGETLIAPYNDFETSCAIIEKHADELACVIVEPMHRTIPPKPGFLQGLRSLTTHLEIPLIFDEVVTGFRLALGGAQELYGVTPDLCAIGKTISGGHPFGVLCGKSEMMSMASPMRILTGDWARLSGTFSGNPICCRAALAIIEELKKPGFYETVERKGNRLRAGLEDALSRAGIPAQVMGEATVFQPWFSEEVVVDHRSTLAANSSLNLRFIDLLLDRGIVKAHEKFFMSAAHSDEDIDYTIEAITSAAAELAGA; this is encoded by the coding sequence ATGACGTTCCACAAGATTCCAAGAGCCGAGCGCGAGGCAGAACTCCTCGAGAAATGCGCGACCTATCTGCCGAGCGGCGTGCGCAACGCATCCTACAACCCCGACTACATGATGGTGATCAAGCAGGCGAGGGGATCGCGCATTACAGACTGCTCGGGCAACGAATACATCGACTATCTATTGGGGTCCGGGCCCATGTTTCTGGGACACGCCCATCCCGCGGTGTTGAAGGCGGTTGAGGAGCAACTTCAGCGCGGTACCTCGTATTTGATGGTCAGCGAATCCGCCATCGAGTTGGCGGAAGAAATCGTCAATGCAGTCCCGTGTGCCGAACAGGTGAGCTTTCACAATTCTGGGAGCGAAGCCACCTTCTACGCCATGCGCGTGGCGCGGGCGTTTCGCAAGCGCGACAAGATTCTGAAATTTGAAGGGGCCTACCACGGCATGGGCGATTCGGCGCTCATGAGTACCCAATGGACCCAGGATCCCCCGGCCTTCCCCGAAGCGCATGCGGACTCTGCCGGAATTCCCGCATCGGCTCGGGGCGAAACCTTGATCGCGCCCTACAACGATTTCGAAACTTCCTGCGCCATCATCGAGAAGCACGCCGACGAGCTGGCGTGCGTCATTGTCGAACCCATGCACCGCACGATTCCGCCGAAGCCGGGCTTCCTGCAGGGGTTGCGCTCGCTGACGACCCATCTCGAAATCCCGTTGATTTTTGACGAGGTGGTGACGGGGTTCCGCCTGGCCCTCGGTGGCGCGCAAGAACTCTACGGGGTGACACCCGATCTGTGCGCCATCGGCAAAACGATTTCGGGCGGTCATCCCTTCGGTGTTCTCTGTGGCAAGAGCGAGATGATGTCGATGGCCTCACCCATGCGCATATTGACGGGAGACTGGGCGCGATTGAGCGGCACCTTCAGCGGCAACCCCATCTGTTGTCGCGCCGCGCTCGCCATCATCGAAGAATTGAAGAAGCCCGGCTTCTACGAGACGGTGGAACGCAAAGGCAACCGGCTGCGCGCCGGACTCGAGGATGCGTTGTCGCGTGCAGGGATACCGGCCCAGGTGATGGGTGAAGCCACGGTCTTTCAGCCCTGGTTCAGCGAGGAAGTCGTGGTCGACCACCGCTCGACCCTCGCGGCCAACTCGAGCCTGAATCTCCGCTTCATCGACCTGCTGCTCGACCGGGGGATCGTAAAGGCCCACGAGAAGTTCTTCATGTCCGCCGCCCACAGCGACGAGGACATCGACTACACGATCGAAGCGATCACGAGTGCGGCCGCTGAGTTGGCGGGGGCCTGA
- a CDS encoding thiolase family protein, which translates to MTQEAVIVDSKRTALAKANRGSLNNTEPVDFLAHTIRSVVEGIEGLDPLEIEDVIVGCGFPEGCQGMNTARVATIAAGLPKEVAATTVNRFCSSGSQAIMMAAHSIINEGASIAIGAGVETITMMQDGSQNTTRLANAAAAERFPGLYYPMGITAEIVAERYGISREAQDEYAVQSQQRYAKAVEQGHIAEEITPLKVTRKVIQKDKDPYEEEFLLEIDECNRPTTTLEGLSGLKPVFKKPEDGGTVTAGNASQLSDGASSTLLMSASKAKELGIEPLGIYRGSAVAGCGPEEMGIGPVFAVPKLLKRHGLTMADIGIVELNEAFASQLLYCKRELEIPDDVLNPQGGSISIGHPFGMTGSRMTGSLLRQLKREGKRYGIVTMCIGGGQGFAALFEAA; encoded by the coding sequence ATGACCCAAGAAGCAGTCATTGTCGACAGCAAGCGCACAGCCCTCGCCAAGGCAAATCGCGGTTCCTTGAACAACACCGAACCCGTGGACTTCCTCGCGCACACGATCCGGAGTGTGGTCGAAGGGATCGAGGGCCTCGATCCGCTGGAAATCGAAGATGTGATCGTGGGCTGTGGCTTTCCCGAAGGTTGTCAGGGGATGAACACCGCCCGCGTCGCCACAATCGCAGCGGGCCTGCCCAAGGAAGTTGCCGCGACGACGGTCAATCGTTTCTGCTCATCGGGATCGCAAGCCATCATGATGGCCGCCCACTCGATCATCAATGAAGGGGCGAGCATTGCAATCGGCGCCGGAGTCGAGACCATCACCATGATGCAGGACGGCAGCCAGAACACGACCCGGCTCGCCAACGCCGCCGCCGCCGAGCGCTTTCCGGGCCTCTACTATCCGATGGGCATCACCGCCGAAATCGTCGCCGAGCGCTACGGCATCAGCCGCGAAGCCCAGGACGAGTACGCGGTGCAGAGCCAGCAGCGCTACGCCAAGGCCGTCGAACAGGGCCACATCGCCGAAGAAATCACGCCCTTGAAGGTGACGCGCAAGGTCATCCAGAAGGACAAGGACCCCTACGAAGAAGAATTCCTGCTCGAGATCGACGAGTGCAACCGACCGACGACCACCCTCGAAGGACTGAGCGGCCTCAAACCCGTGTTCAAGAAGCCCGAGGACGGCGGGACCGTCACCGCGGGCAACGCCTCGCAACTCTCCGACGGCGCATCTTCGACCTTGCTCATGTCCGCCAGCAAGGCCAAGGAACTCGGCATCGAACCCCTGGGCATTTACCGCGGCAGCGCAGTCGCGGGTTGTGGCCCCGAAGAAATGGGCATCGGTCCGGTCTTCGCGGTTCCAAAGCTTTTGAAGCGCCACGGCCTGACCATGGCCGACATCGGCATTGTCGAACTCAACGAAGCCTTCGCCTCCCAGTTGCTCTACTGCAAGCGCGAACTCGAAATCCCCGACGATGTGCTGAATCCCCAGGGCGGCTCGATTTCCATCGGCCATCCCTTCGGCATGACGGGTTCACGCATGACCGGGAGCTTGTTGCGCCAGCTGAAGCGCGAGGGGAAGCGATACGGGATCGTGACGATGTGCATTGGCGGCGGCCAGGGGTTTGCGGCCTTGTTCGAGGCCGCCTGA
- a CDS encoding DoxX family protein encodes MDLASLLTQTSPEITDLAILIMRVFIGSCFVVHGLGKLGVVGTGNMEGFVEWLESLNVPMAPVQARMAMLSEIIGGTAIALGVMTRPACILLIGTMMVAARLGHKGCGYLITNEPPGAEYVVNLAAICLVIVLLGPGAYSLDHMLF; translated from the coding sequence ATGGATCTCGCTTCGCTACTGACCCAAACCAGCCCGGAAATCACCGACCTGGCGATCTTGATCATGCGAGTCTTCATCGGCAGTTGTTTCGTCGTACACGGTCTCGGCAAGCTCGGTGTCGTCGGAACGGGAAACATGGAGGGCTTCGTCGAATGGCTCGAAAGCCTGAACGTCCCCATGGCACCGGTCCAGGCTCGCATGGCGATGCTCTCTGAGATCATCGGTGGGACGGCGATTGCACTCGGAGTCATGACGCGTCCTGCTTGCATCCTGTTGATCGGCACCATGATGGTCGCTGCGCGACTCGGCCACAAAGGCTGCGGTTATCTGATCACCAACGAACCTCCGGGAGCAGAGTACGTGGTCAACCTCGCGGCCATCTGCCTCGTGATCGTCCTGCTGGGCCCGGGCGCCTATTCGCTCGACCACATGCTCTTCTAG
- a CDS encoding cation acetate symporter: MSILTWTYITVGLSFALYICVAIWSRASSTSSFYVAGRGVPAVANGMATAADWMSAASFISMAGLISFMGYQGGIYLMGWTGGYVLLALLLAPYLRKFGRFTVPEFVGDRYDSQFARVVAVFCAIFISFTYVAGQMRGVGVVFSRFLEVPVDTGVLIGVGLVFVYAVVGGMRGITYTQVAQYCVLIVAFMIPAVAISHQLTGSWIPQLGFGATLSDGPNAGRYLLETLDAIQRDLGLPEYTAAWVGGKKSMVDVLAITLALMVGTAGLPHVIVRFYTVRNAAAARWSAVWALLFIGILYTTAPAVASFARVNLIQTLNGHAYSEVPEWFRSWERTGLISFNDKNGDGIINMDGDPKINELDVDPDIIVLANPEIAGLPNWVIALVAAGGLAAALSTAAGLLLVISSSISHDLLKSFMWKDLNEKQELRAARISAAFAVVVAGYFGIHPPGYVAQVVAFAFGLAAASFFPVLVLGVFDKRTNRQGAIAGMLVGILFTASYIIYFKLLAPEAGSSQWFFGISPEGIGSIGMLLNFVTTLVISRVTPPPEAAIQSMVDEMRLPRDGPAVG; the protein is encoded by the coding sequence TTGAGCATCCTCACCTGGACGTACATCACGGTCGGCCTGAGCTTTGCGCTCTACATCTGCGTTGCGATCTGGAGCCGGGCATCCAGCACGTCGAGTTTCTACGTGGCTGGACGAGGGGTCCCCGCCGTAGCCAACGGCATGGCGACCGCTGCCGACTGGATGAGCGCAGCCTCGTTCATATCCATGGCCGGGCTGATCTCCTTCATGGGCTACCAGGGCGGCATCTACCTGATGGGCTGGACGGGAGGCTACGTGCTGCTCGCACTCCTGCTCGCGCCCTATTTGCGAAAATTCGGCCGCTTCACCGTGCCCGAATTCGTGGGAGATCGATACGACTCTCAGTTTGCGCGCGTGGTCGCGGTTTTTTGCGCGATCTTCATTTCATTCACCTACGTCGCCGGCCAGATGCGCGGCGTGGGCGTGGTCTTCTCGCGCTTTCTCGAGGTACCCGTCGACACGGGGGTCCTCATTGGTGTCGGTCTCGTGTTCGTGTACGCCGTCGTAGGCGGCATGCGCGGCATAACCTACACCCAGGTGGCCCAGTACTGCGTGTTGATCGTCGCCTTCATGATTCCGGCAGTCGCAATTTCCCACCAGCTCACGGGCAGCTGGATTCCGCAACTTGGCTTTGGAGCCACCCTCAGCGATGGCCCCAATGCGGGGCGCTATCTGCTCGAAACCCTCGACGCGATTCAACGCGACCTCGGTCTTCCCGAATACACCGCGGCCTGGGTGGGGGGCAAGAAGTCCATGGTGGACGTGCTCGCGATCACCCTGGCGTTGATGGTCGGTACCGCCGGGCTTCCTCACGTGATCGTACGCTTCTATACGGTGCGCAACGCCGCCGCGGCCCGTTGGAGCGCCGTCTGGGCCCTGCTCTTCATCGGCATCCTCTACACGACCGCCCCGGCCGTCGCGAGCTTCGCGCGTGTCAATTTGATCCAGACCCTGAATGGCCACGCGTACAGCGAGGTGCCGGAGTGGTTCCGCAGCTGGGAGCGGACGGGGCTGATCTCGTTCAACGACAAGAACGGCGACGGCATCATCAACATGGACGGCGACCCAAAAATCAACGAACTCGACGTGGACCCTGACATCATCGTGCTTGCAAACCCCGAGATCGCCGGCTTGCCCAACTGGGTGATCGCATTGGTGGCGGCGGGTGGGTTGGCCGCAGCGCTGTCCACCGCAGCCGGTCTGCTGCTGGTGATCTCGTCGTCGATCTCCCACGATCTATTGAAGTCGTTCATGTGGAAGGATCTGAACGAAAAGCAAGAACTGCGGGCGGCGCGAATCTCAGCCGCCTTCGCGGTCGTCGTCGCGGGATACTTTGGCATTCACCCGCCGGGATACGTCGCACAAGTCGTCGCATTCGCCTTTGGCCTGGCTGCCGCGAGTTTCTTTCCCGTGCTGGTGCTTGGGGTATTTGACAAGCGAACCAATCGTCAGGGGGCGATCGCTGGCATGCTGGTCGGTATCCTGTTCACCGCCAGCTACATCATCTACTTCAAACTGCTGGCACCGGAAGCCGGCTCGTCGCAGTGGTTCTTCGGCATCAGCCCGGAGGGAATTGGATCGATTGGGATGCTGCTGAACTTTGTGACGACCCTTGTGATCAGCCGCGTCACCCCGCCTCCAGAAGCCGCCATTCAGAGCATGGTCGACGAAATGCGACTCCCCCGGGATGGACCCGCTGTCGGCTGA
- a CDS encoding DUF4212 domain-containing protein: protein MATLLAVWFSVPFGLGIVFVEPLNRFHLGGFPLGFWFAQQGSIYVFFVLVLVYAIGMRRLDREYGFE from the coding sequence ATGGCCACGCTGTTGGCGGTCTGGTTCAGCGTGCCCTTTGGACTGGGGATCGTCTTTGTCGAACCCTTGAATCGGTTCCATCTCGGCGGTTTCCCGCTGGGCTTCTGGTTTGCGCAACAGGGATCGATCTACGTCTTCTTCGTCCTCGTATTGGTCTACGCGATCGGCATGCGTCGACTCGATCGCGAGTACGGTTTCGAATGA
- a CDS encoding 2OG-Fe(II) oxygenase produces the protein MSSKRTRFKASTESGSPREELLGRIAGYDWAAVRASLDAQGYARLPGLLTRVQCDELISLYPERDRFRSFIEMGPRRYGEGSYRYFANPLPALVRTLRTHVYSRLARVANDWNDALKRKERYPSRLAPFLAKCHREGQHRPTPLLLHYEADGFNCMHQDVYGAVAFPLQLACLLSASPVDEKPVFSGGEFLIGEQRPRQQTRVEALTLCRGEGLIFANQFRPIIGGRGAYRAVMKHGVSRVRHGERIALGVIFHDAE, from the coding sequence ATTTCATCGAAGCGAACTCGCTTCAAGGCGAGCACGGAATCGGGTAGTCCTCGAGAGGAGCTGCTCGGGCGGATTGCCGGTTACGACTGGGCGGCCGTGCGTGCTTCCCTCGACGCCCAGGGCTACGCCCGGCTTCCCGGACTCTTGACCCGTGTCCAATGCGATGAACTGATCTCGCTCTATCCAGAACGCGATCGTTTTCGCAGCTTCATCGAAATGGGCCCCCGTCGCTATGGCGAGGGGAGCTATCGATATTTCGCCAACCCGCTTCCGGCCCTTGTACGCACCTTGCGCACCCATGTCTATTCGCGCCTGGCGCGGGTTGCGAACGATTGGAACGATGCGTTGAAGCGGAAGGAGCGATACCCATCGCGGCTCGCGCCGTTCCTGGCGAAGTGTCATCGCGAGGGTCAACATCGGCCGACTCCCTTGTTGCTGCATTACGAGGCCGATGGATTCAACTGCATGCATCAAGACGTTTATGGTGCAGTCGCGTTTCCACTTCAGCTGGCTTGCCTGCTCTCGGCATCACCGGTTGATGAGAAGCCGGTATTTTCGGGCGGCGAGTTCTTGATTGGTGAACAGCGACCGCGGCAGCAAACTCGCGTGGAAGCGTTGACGTTGTGTCGAGGCGAGGGACTGATTTTTGCGAATCAGTTTCGACCGATCATCGGGGGACGTGGCGCGTATCGGGCAGTCATGAAGCATGGGGTCAGTCGGGTTCGTCACGGTGAGCGGATTGCGCTGGGGGTGATCTTTCATGATGCTGAGTAG
- a CDS encoding ABC transporter permease subunit: MACTIALAGSTAGAAGKTELTVGSKSFTESVVLGELARIAAERDGIAIAHRRELGGSRILFEALRRGEIDVYPEYTGTLIYELLATNASSIESHDDLSRALEEFDLAALAPLGFENTYAIGILKAKARALGLVKISDLARHPQLRFGFSNEFMDREDGWPGLANRYGLAPDFVRGMDHDLAYRALESGDIDAIDLYSTDADIAYYDLAVLKDDRRYFPEYKALFIYRRDLAVRSPALLRSLASLSGAISADSMIAMNARVKLERKSEAVAAAEFLGVTTQSETDTRFTRIARTTLEHLTLVTLSLSAAIAVAIPLGIAGAQFPALGTAVLAISGVLQTLPSLALFVFMIPLFGIGAKPAVVALFLYSLLPIVRNTHAGLTGIDPALRDSALALGLPRSRRLAWIEIPLASHSILAGIKTAAVINVGTATLAALIGAGGYGQPILTGIRLDDTALILEGAIPAALLALLVQSLFSYVERWLGWEVSSE; encoded by the coding sequence CTGGCCTGCACCATCGCGCTGGCCGGGTCCACGGCAGGCGCGGCAGGCAAGACGGAGCTTACCGTCGGCTCCAAGTCGTTTACCGAATCCGTCGTACTCGGCGAACTCGCGCGAATTGCAGCCGAGCGAGATGGTATTGCGATCGCACATCGGCGAGAACTCGGGGGGAGCCGAATTCTCTTCGAAGCCTTGCGGCGGGGAGAGATCGATGTCTACCCGGAATACACCGGCACCCTGATCTACGAGTTGCTCGCCACCAACGCTTCTTCGATCGAATCCCACGACGATCTCTCGAGGGCGCTAGAAGAATTTGATCTGGCTGCCTTGGCACCGCTGGGATTCGAAAACACCTACGCGATCGGGATTCTGAAAGCCAAGGCACGCGCGCTGGGCCTGGTGAAGATCAGCGACCTCGCACGACATCCACAACTCAGATTCGGCTTTAGCAACGAATTCATGGATCGCGAGGATGGTTGGCCGGGACTCGCCAACCGATACGGCCTGGCGCCGGATTTTGTTCGGGGGATGGACCACGACCTCGCCTATCGCGCGCTCGAAAGTGGCGACATCGACGCCATCGATCTCTACAGCACGGACGCCGACATCGCGTACTACGACCTCGCCGTCCTGAAAGACGATCGTCGCTACTTCCCGGAGTACAAAGCACTGTTCATCTACCGCCGAGATTTGGCAGTGCGTTCTCCAGCGCTACTTCGATCCCTGGCTTCGTTGTCGGGCGCGATCTCCGCAGACTCGATGATCGCAATGAACGCGAGGGTCAAACTGGAGCGCAAGAGCGAAGCCGTTGCCGCCGCTGAGTTTCTCGGCGTCACGACCCAGAGCGAGACCGACACACGCTTTACCCGGATCGCGCGAACGACCCTCGAACACTTGACGTTGGTCACCCTCTCTCTGTCGGCGGCGATCGCGGTCGCGATCCCGCTGGGAATTGCCGGCGCCCAATTCCCGGCCCTTGGCACCGCCGTACTCGCAATCAGTGGAGTTCTTCAGACACTCCCGTCCCTGGCACTATTCGTTTTCATGATTCCGTTGTTCGGCATTGGCGCCAAACCCGCAGTGGTGGCGCTGTTTCTCTACAGCCTGCTTCCGATCGTACGAAACACCCACGCCGGACTCACCGGGATCGATCCCGCGCTGCGCGATTCGGCCCTCGCTCTGGGCTTGCCCAGAAGTCGTCGCCTAGCCTGGATCGAAATACCCCTTGCCAGCCATTCAATCCTGGCCGGCATCAAGACAGCCGCGGTCATCAACGTGGGCACCGCGACGCTGGCCGCGCTGATCGGCGCCGGAGGCTACGGCCAGCCAATTCTGACCGGCATTCGCCTCGACGACACCGCACTGATTCTAGAAGGCGCGATTCCCGCTGCGCTGCTCGCCCTGCTGGTGCAGAGTCTCTTCAGCTACGTCGAGCGCTGGCTCGGTTGGGAAGTTTCTTCCGAATAG
- a CDS encoding ATP-binding cassette domain-containing protein — protein MFSLRNVEKRFGDIVAVAGIDLEIPRGKTLALIGASGCGKSTLLRLMLGLEQPDRGQIFFGDESVGENNLEEIRQQVGYVIQEGGLFPHLDSGDNIGVLARHMGWSSGRRRQRIAELCELTHFPQSGLRRRPAQLSGGQRQRVALMRALMLDPAVVLMDEPLGALDPLIRFDLQNELRAIFRRLEKTVVLVTHDLNEANFLADELILLRDGQIEQRGDLDSLRRNPASDFVALFLRAQHQLGGEPGQRNDG, from the coding sequence ATGTTTAGCTTGCGAAACGTCGAAAAACGCTTCGGCGACATCGTCGCCGTCGCGGGGATCGACCTCGAGATCCCTCGCGGGAAGACCCTCGCCTTGATCGGTGCGAGTGGCTGCGGGAAGTCGACTCTGTTGCGCCTCATGCTCGGGCTCGAGCAGCCGGACCGAGGCCAGATCTTTTTTGGTGACGAGTCGGTCGGCGAAAACAATTTAGAAGAAATTCGTCAACAGGTTGGATACGTCATTCAGGAGGGCGGACTCTTTCCCCATCTGGACAGTGGCGACAATATCGGAGTATTGGCGCGACACATGGGTTGGTCGAGCGGGCGGCGACGCCAGCGAATCGCCGAGTTATGTGAACTCACCCATTTCCCACAGTCCGGATTGCGTCGGCGGCCCGCGCAACTCTCCGGTGGACAGCGCCAACGGGTCGCATTGATGCGCGCCCTGATGCTCGACCCCGCGGTGGTGCTGATGGACGAACCGTTGGGCGCCCTCGATCCACTGATTCGCTTTGATCTTCAGAACGAGTTGCGTGCAATTTTTCGCCGTCTCGAGAAGACCGTGGTCCTGGTGACCCATGACTTGAACGAAGCCAACTTCCTCGCCGACGAACTGATTCTCTTGCGCGACGGGCAGATCGAACAACGCGGAGACCTCGACAGCCTGCGGCGCAATCCCGCGAGCGACTTCGTCGCCCTCTTCTTGCGGGCGCAACACCAACTCGGCGGCGAGCCTGGGCAGAGGAACGACGGGTGA